In the genome of Brachypodium distachyon strain Bd21 chromosome 3, Brachypodium_distachyon_v3.0, whole genome shotgun sequence, the window TCAGAAGGCTTCACAATAGATAGATCGAAGACCTGAAAATAAATGGTTCCATCAGTAAGTACCATGTAGTTCAGGGTTTTCCAGAATAAACAAAGGAAtgagaaataaaattttccaaaaaacaTGCTGTGACTTGTGAGTGCACAAATAATCCATAATTGACGTTATAAACAAGTATCAAAAAGTTAGCATGTCTTGTCAACCACAATAGCATGTTACATGAGTTTCACAAGCTCTTAAAGACGGCGCCCTTAAAGACCGTCACATTCCAAAGAAGTACTCCATATCCATTGTTATCACGGCCCTAGCTTATATCAGTTCTGACCCTTTTATACCACATAATGACGTCAAAAACCAATTCTCATATGCCAACCTCCAGTTTCAGAAATTGTTCCACAGTTAACTCACATAGAATCTAGTGTTGAGTActacctccattcctaaatataagatgttctagatTTGTCCTAACTCAAACTTCTTAtggtttgaccaagtttatagaaaaatgtactagcatctacaatatcaaataagtaatactatgaagatatatatcgtGACGGGTTTACTAAATCATCAACATGAAACAAAATCAGCATCACCAAATGTCTCTGTGTTCTGTTACAAGAAAATGTCAGGTCAAAAATTACAGACAGTCTTATCACTCTCACTACTGTCACCTCAGAAGCATGATGCAACACAATATCTGCTCATAACTGTAGATCCTCAATCATTCCTACCTAGCTAGCACCTACCTTCCTATATCTTTTCATTCACCTGCTCATATCTTCAAGGCCTATATCAGGAAGTGAGACACGGTTTGCTGGAACCTTCAGAGAAACCCACGGTATAATCATTAATCTAGTGCAATGTCTCATAACGGTCTTCTGAAAACACAGGATATAGAGATACTGCCCACGTCACGCTATCCTCATCAGATCACAGGACGCATGGCTGCTCATGCTTCGCTTTATGGCAGTACCACTAATATCTGAAGCCCAAATAGCAGCCAAATTGCACAGAATCTTCCAACAAGCCACACCAAACCAGAGCGAGAAAACAAGTACAGTAACGACCAACACGAAAGCATACTTGGGACGCAGGGTTACACGAGCGGGCAAGCGAATCGCGAATGACATCACCTGCTCCTTGCTGATGAGCTCGTGCAGCCGCACCTTGAGCTCGGGCCCGTGCCTCCCGCCACTATTCGAGTTCACGAACACCACCATCGGCGTCACCACCGCCACTTCCTCCCCCTGTCCGTCCCCCTCAACCTCATCGCcctttgccgccgccgcggcagccacgccggcggcctcgtccttggccgccacggccgccgcaACCGCCCGTCGCGCGTACAGCGGCATGACGACCTGTCTCCGCAGCTCGACCTTGTCCACCTCCTTCCCCAAAACCCCGCACGCGCGCACCGACTCCCAGATCGATGCCCTCGCCGACTGAGCCGTGGACAGCGCCGCGTGAGGTGTGTAGCCCCCGTcggccgccacctccacctctgCCTCCGATCGTTCCATCGCTACGCCTCCGTGGGTACAGTATCACACAGCTCAGCAGCTTCCAAATTGCTTTGTTTCGGTGCGAGCTCAACGAATCGGAGGGGAAAGTTGGAGCGCGGAATATTTCTTATTGTTAACGGGTTGTGCTCCTAGGAGGGAATAAAGTTTGACCAATGGGACGCCAAATAGGTGGACCTGAGCGCCTGGGAGTTTAGGTTTTACTTGTGGCTCTTGTTGCTTCTGTTTTTGACTCGAGTGATAGTATAAGCAAAAATCCAAAGCTAGCAGCAAAAACATTTGAAGTCATTATAACCCAAAAATCAAAAATCACACTTTAAGCCTAACCAAACAGGGTTTTCATCCGCACCATCCCCAATGACTCTGTCCAGCGCCCTCGCTCGCTGGTCATGGTGCACGAGACTTGCTCTACGTCTCCAGCATCTTCCCGGCGCTCACGGCGGTGGCGCAGCAGCCATCACGCACCACGCGGATGGCTAAATTTTGAAATGACATAATTTGGCTAAAATTTGTTTATATCCGTATTCTATTGGTCATTAGCAAATTCGGAGGAAGACTTGTACCCCAACAACACCATTGTACTTGTACATAGCTAGCAGCAAAAGCATTTGAAATGACGTCATCACGTCACACCAAGTAATGTCCAAGAGGAAAAGAATTATTGGATTAAAACAGAAAATTAAGTTACAGCTTATATCACAGGGTTCTTACCACATTGTTTTTCACACTGACAAAAAATATACAATAGAAATCGAGCTAAATTTGTTTTCCCTCGGAAGGAACTAGGATACAACATAACTTGCACGATACAGCAGTACATGGTGGCGCATTTTGCTCCTGCCAAGACTCAACCGTCATCAATAAACATGCATCCACGCTGCACCTGAGCCATCTCTAAGAAACTAGCTCCTGCTGATCCTAAACTGTACATAGTCTAATGATCTAGAATGTAACCCTGGCATGAAATGGTAAGCAGATGATTAACGGAGTTAGTAGAAAACGATAACTCTGTGCACGACACAAATTAATGTCAGTTAATAATAAAATGAACTTTCTGGAATTTTACCTGATTAACTTAGAAAAATCTCATTGCTCCCCGTTTATCATCAGGGAATGATAGGGAACTTTATTTATCTCCACAATGGTTGACTGGTCCTGAATGAGTGGTTGTTTCCATGGCTCTCCATCCATTTGAACATATGCTCGATCCCACTCACCACCCCTCATTTCAAACTTGATAGCTGCAGCCTAATAGAAGGGCGAAGTTTTAAACCGAAAGTCCGCCATAAGTTGAGAACTTGAAGTAAAGGAGGCAAAAACAacttttttgagggaaaaacAACTTGAGAACATAGCGCTGCCCAGTGGGTGCACAAATGAAGGGTTCATTTTGACTACATAGGTACCCCTTCACGTGTTCTAAGATTTGTGCACCTCCCCTTCAATGGGTGGTGCATGGAAGCAGTACTAGTATCTACTAATACTTTTAGATTCGAGAGTGTCTCGTAGCTATCATAGGTTACATGAAATGTTTGGGTTGGTTTACTCCAGTATCTCTGGATGGGAACTCCAGTAGATCAATCCTTTGGTAAAAATATTAATGGAAAAATAGGGCAACAAATAGATGCAAGTACCTGAGCAATGTGCTTTGCTTTGATAAGCTCAGCCATAACGAGTGAAGCATGCCAGCCTTCTTTCAGACCAAATATTTCAATCAAGCCATCATCTGAATGGGCTTCAACAAAACCTCTCTGGGAATGAGAAAAACAAGACATGTCACTTCAGCAGAAGTAACAGAAACCACCCATGTAACCCCACCAGAGCTGAACTCTAGCTTGAAGCTACCACTTCTTCTAAAGATACAGCAAAAATGCTAAAACACACTTCCAATACTGCTTTAGTTGCTGACTTGCTATCAATTTATCCTATTTGGCACAGATAAAAAACACATAACCTGGACTAGGAGTGGTCATCAAGGTTTTCTCCAACACATTGAAACTGGCACCTTGAACTCAATTTTGCAAGTAGCCAAATATGATGTTCAAAACAAACACTATGTACCTACCTTTTCCAGTTTCACTGAACTGACTAaactagaaaaaaataaaactgagAGATATATGCAATGTGCATGACCAAGCTCAACTAACCTTTTCGAGATAATCCGGTTTAAGATTACCCCATGGATGCCTTCCGCTGCCGTAGTTGTACAAATTTAAGACCACTAGGGACCTAACACTGCAGTATCGACAGacgaaaaaaaatgtgagcTTGATTTCTGAGATAACACGAGGATTGGTACAGCAAGTTTGAAGGAAAATCCTAAGTGTGATGATGTAAGCTCCCTCAGTATCAATAGATGAAAAAAATGTGAGCTTGAGTTCTATGATAAGACAAGGATTGCAACAGCAAGTTTGAAGGAAAACCATCAAAGTAATTATGTAAGCATCCTATTTTGCGATGATATGCTGACAGGTTTCACAACAGTATACTAATGCACGTTGCAAATAGAGTTGAAAACATTGCAAATGGCACGCCCTTGACACACCAACTGATATGTAGTTATGTACATGGCAACCATCCGCACaataattagtactccctctgatccgtattaattgtcgaaatattacatgtatctaaacgctttttaggcatagatgcatccatatttgagcaaatttgagacaattaatatggatcggagggagtatatttatttattccttACATAATTTGGGCATGGTCTAACATTTTGCAGTCAATACATTTCTTCGAAGGTTCTAAAGGCAAGTCCCAAGAAAAGGGCAGGCTGCCAAGACATacaaatatttgttttttgtgaGGATAAATCTGGGTTAATCAACTAGTATATGCTGATATAAATCCATTTCTTCGTTTAAAATTGTATGAaatctactctctccgtcccatattaagtgactttctattacatgtatctagacgctttttagacatagatacatccatatttgagcaaattgaagtcacttaatatgggacggagggagtagatagtTACTGAACCAGTGTCATCGTCTTTGAAAACTAATAGCTGTGTGTATCCCAATGAGCTTACAAACCAATACATAAACGCACAGATTGGTTTCTGTGCCTACTGAATAAATACCAATTTTCCTTGCAGAAAAAGAATCAATactaatttaatttttttttggatgaaAAATCATGATCAGTCTACCAGTATTTTATACTGCGTAGTTCTCTTAGAATGTATTTTATACACCCTCCGATccacaaagttagtacaaatttgtactaaatccccgacactttttatggatcggagggagtagcatttagTGTCACGGATAAGCATAGGTCATGTTTTGCCCAGTGTCGAATGCTAGTCCCTAAACTAACAGCAACAGCTATTGGGCAGAAGTTCATATACATAGTGTCAGCTACTCGATTTTTAACATTCCTAATAAGGATCATAGATGTTTAAATGCCTTTTTAATGTAACTGATATATATGACTTGCCTTGAAGGCATTTGAATTTGCTCCCATTCAGAACAATTCACCCTTTTAATGTAAAGCCGCAAAATGTTCCTAAGTCCCCTGCATCAACAAAACATTCTGTCAGGCCTGGACAGATGATTGAGACAATTTTCTGAAacaaaggaagaagagcaTCTTAGAATCTctctcagaaaaaaagaacatcttAGCACTGTTGCAGCTTATTCTCAGTCAAAATATGAAGAGGTTGGCATTGCATAGCACTTACCATATTACGAACTTGAATCCAAATCCTCAGATAGTAACTACTCCCTcagatccataaaaagtgttcCCCATTCTGTACTAAGTGGgggacactttttatggatcagagggagtagaataaTATTATAGTATGTGGACTAATGCTATTTTAGAAGTTTTGTAGGCAATTCCCATAATGAACCTTAAGCCACTATTGTGTCTAGAAGATGGATCAAAATAGAATAACTATTTGATACTTTAGAAGTCCGAGAacattttactttttttcttctcaacgCATCTTGTGACCGACTTTGCACGGTGAGAATTGCACAAGCTGTTGCTTGTACAAGATGAAATGCTTTTCCTTTTAGAGAGAAATACATGGAAAGAAAGTTATCTACCTTAGCTGAGGACTTGCTGTGCAAGGTGTACAGAACCATCCCTGCGTGCAGCTATATCCAGCATAAATCAACTGCGTAGGGTAAACCAAATATTGTTAGCAAAACCACCTATAGGGTGCACAATAGCATGACATAGATAACTATGCTACAGAAAAGGCTTTgaagccaaaaaaaatatttttcaaaagCTACATATTCTAGAAGAACTTGCTATCACATCCAGCTTATCTGTCAAGTATACAGCAGGATCCACATGATACTAACATGTGTGCAATGAGTTCCTTTATACATGTGCAACTTCACATGATCTATTCAGCAAGCCATACTTACGTGCTACTGATAGAAGAGACAGCTACGAAGATACTGCTAACCAGCAGATGTTGAATGCAAGGATATATGCTCCTTATTTCCTCAGTCCTCACTCATCAAAagagttactccctccgtcccaaaataagtgacgtggatttgtatatctatacaaatccacgtcacttattttgggaccgagggagtacataGTTCAAGTGGGAGTGGATTGAGTTACTGGCATCTTTTGCTTTTGATGATAGCTTGTAAAACGTTATTTTCCATGCTGGTTTGGTTGTAATGGTGGATGTTTTCTTGTATCGCTGGTATCCCCAGCTGAACCTCGCTGGCTTTCTAATAAAGCTGGCTCTAAAAAGCCTTTTctccacacaaaaaaagaattacATAGGCTTTAAAAAATCACATGATGGAATGACgaaacatatactccctccgtctctaAATAactgacttggatttgtatagattcttatacaaatccacgtcacttatttccggacggagggagtatatgataaTTTTAAGACAGTATGCACTACAAAATAAAGAAGTACATTCAGTACCTTATTTGCAACTGGTCCTTGAGCAAGATATGGCTTTTCATCTCGTAGATGGTGGAAGCCATATGCAACTTGAGCATCCATCCCTATCCAAAATAAATGGTACACTTAACAATGACTAAAGGCTCTAAGGTTAAGCCATATAATTTACCCAAATCATTGATCTAGATTAGCTAGGCTGATAgaaacaatgcaaatactaaatCTCTTGTGGTTTCAATCGTAATCTTACAACTTTATATGGTCATAATTACATTCTGTATATTTTTAAATTATGTTTCTCACATCAATAATCAAGCTATTGAAGAATATGCAACTATGTGGAAAATCCAAATAACTATATACCACAAAATGATATTGATATATACTATATATCAATGTTAGGCAAGGCTACTGACCAATGAACTGGagagaaaatatatattacaaGCATTATCCAGTTGGTCTGAACataacacccccccccccacccccaccaccaccaccacccctcAAGTAGGTAGGAGTCATTTTTTGAACTTATTACCTCTATTGAATTGTAGCCATCATGTAAACTTAACGAGAAACAACAGAATTAGCTAAAGCAAGAAGATAGATgaagtatcaaagaaatacCGATGCTAAGGTAGTTGTAGAATACACCTTTATAGCAAGAAGCTTTTTCAGGTAACTCACTGCCATTCTCCTGCACCATATGTCTATATTACATTAGCCCTTTCATAAAGACATATGTACTTGCATGTTCAGAGAAAGCCACAATATAGGAGGCCCCATCGTAGTTTGCAAGAGTTAGCAATTGacagaagaaaataaatgcCAGAACAATCTATCTATCAAACTATTcgacaaaaagaaacaaactgtAACATGCATTCTGAAATACAGATTAGTGCACTGTACAAAGAGTAGCACCACACGCAGTTACTATGCAAACCTAGTGGTAAGTACTGTAGTAGCTAAAACTCTTTTCCTAGGCAAGTAAATGGACTTGCCACATGCAAATTAGCTTACTATCTTAACAGGCATCTTAAACAACTTGCTTAACAAAATATCGAATAGTGAAAGTCCGAAAGATGATAGTATGCCGGTGACAGTATAGGTTTGGCAAAAGTCTGTTTTTCGATTTGGATCATAAATTACTGTTGAATTTGTAGTCAAAACCTTGCTGAACTCCAGCCGATCTGTAGGTTCCACTTTTTTAAGTGCATGTGGCAATTCTTCTATTTCTCCTTCTGGCATTGTAATCACAGCCTGCCAACTGCAAGAGCAGTAGTAGAGGTTCTTAGTGCAAAAACAGATGAAGAATGTACGTGCAATTATTACAAAAGCACCTAGAGCAGATGCCGGAACTGGTACTGCAAAATAGTTGTTCCAAAATGACAATTAATATCTCAATACATGATTCGGCCTATTCACTAAGTATGCATATTATGCATTAATAGATAAGAAAATATGGCATGCACGTGTTGTTATATGGATTGATGATTTTCTTTCCGTTATCAGCAAAATATATAGCAGATAGGTTGTATCAGAAGTTTTGCTCAGGAGGGCAAAACAGTATTACTCAAATTTAAGCACCAGCAATCAACAAAATGGATTTGAATTACATATTCATAGGTGAAAAGGGGCAATGATCTCACCTGTCAAGATGGACGATGGGAGCAGTCCCTGCCTTACTGAGAGATCGTTTTACAGCTGAACGCCAACCAAAGGGAAAAGAGCCACCCTGTGCTTATGTTGATTAGTATTTTGAAATGAAAACAGAGAATTTAAATAGAACAATGGGATCATATTTAGGCCCTTACCCATCCAAATGATCTAGCAAGGTCGTTTCCCGTACCAAGTGGGATGATTCCTGTGGGAGGAACTGGTTCCCTTTTCAACCTATAAAGATCTTGGAGACATCCAAGTACCCAGCCAACAGTGCCATCACCCCCAGCAACCTGTCAGCAAGAACTAGTGCATGGATGTTACGCAAAATAGTTGAAAGACTGCGACAAGCATGGAAACAATATGTACACCTAAATAATAGAGCAGAAACCTTTAATAAGGTAAAAAGATAGTAAAACCCGCTTCTTGAATAGCttttaataaaaataacaaatgGGTCATGCAGAGAACTCAAAAGACTTCTATAGATGCAATATCCTTACGGAAGCCCATCAAGCACATACCACAATCCTCAACTTTCCACGGATGTCCTTTGCACAATTATCACCTTGGTCAGACAACCTCTCCAAACAACTCAAACCATAGTGGACAAAATCAGAAGGCTTCACAACAGAAAGATCAAAGACCTGAAAAATAAATGGTTCCATCAGTAAGTACTATGTAATTCAGGGTTTTCCAgaacaaacagaaaaaaatgagtaataatatattaatattatttaaaaaacatGCTGTGACTTGTTGATGCACAAATAATCCATAACTGATGTTACAAACAAGTATCAAAAGGTTAGCATGTCTTGCGGACCACGATAGCATGTTCAGTTTCACAAGCACTTCAAGACTATCACATTCCACAGAATTACTTCATATCCAGTGTTCTTCATGGTCTTAGCTTCTATCAGTTTTGACCCTTTTATTTATACCACATAATGACGTCAGCAACCAATCCTCATATGCCAACCTCCAGTTTAAGAAATTGATCTGCGGCTAACTCGGATAGAATTCAGTTGTTGAGTACTAATCatcaaaatgaaaacaaacaaGTATCACCAAATGTCTCTATGTTCTGTTACAGGGAAATGTCAGGTTAAAAATAACAGTCTTATCACTCTCACTACAGTCACCAAAGAAGAGGCAACACAATATCTGCTCAGAACTTTAGATCCTCCCACATTCCTACCTATGCACCTACAGTCCTATATCCTTTCATTCACCTCCTCAAATATCTTCGGAGGGAAGTGAGACAGTCTGCTGGAACCTTCACAGAAACCTACG includes:
- the LOC100822250 gene encoding diacylglycerol kinase 3; this translates as MERAEAEVEVAADGGHTPHSAPSTAPSARVSIWESVRACGVWGKEVDKAELQRQVVMPLYARRAVAAAVAAKDEAAGVAAAAAAKGEEVEGDEVAVVTPIVVFVNSKSGGRHGPELKVRLHELISKEQVFDLSVVKPSDFVHYGLSCLERLSDQGDNCAKDIRGKLRIVVAGGDGTVGWVLGCLQDLYRLKREPVPPTGIIPLGTGNDLARSFGWGGSFPFGWRSAVKRSLSKAGTAPIVHLDSWQAVITMPEGEIEELPHALKKVEPTDRLEFSKENGSELPEKASCYKGVFYNYLSIGMDAQVAYGFHHLRDEKPYLAQGPVANKLIYAGYSCTQGWFCTPCTASPQLRGLRNILRLYIKRVNCSEWEQIQMPSSVRSLVVLNLYNYGSGRHPWGNLKPDYLEKRGFVEAHSDDGLIEIFGLKEGWHASLVMAELIKAKHIAQAAAIKFEMRGGEWDRAYVQMDGEPWKQPLIQDQSTIVEINKVPYHSLMINGEQ